The following coding sequences lie in one Phragmites australis chromosome 8, lpPhrAust1.1, whole genome shotgun sequence genomic window:
- the LOC133927046 gene encoding brefeldin A-inhibited guanine nucleotide-exchange protein 1-like isoform X2 encodes MSSVPDAEGALGGASPAARVLGRALDKIIKHSSWRRHAALVAASKSALDLITSAPAPEYGSEAPPSPVPGIPAPAADAALSVLLLALDPASPKVAEPALECVAGLLSLRLLLGDVDAADPSPTSAPSSSSPVSKLFAAVLSCGALGGDDALELAVLRVLLAFARCPTVSVSGECLGQVVKACYNVYLGSASGGNQLCAKLAIAQVLATVLARVEADAMDVRVRTVSAADMMDLSDRSLNDSSVVQAAQAFINEAMEGSDVPEESPPMDVPIEGEGSGEDVGMSKIREDGLALFKYLCKLSMKFATPDNPDDPLLLRGKVLSLELLRMVVDNAGPFWKTNEKYLEAIKQYLCLSLLKNSALSAMSVFQLLCSIFMSLLSRFRSGLKEEIGIFFPMLILRVLENVLQPSFLQKMTVLNFLEKICKEPQVTIDIFVNYDCDVDAPNIFERIVNGLLKTALGVPAGSTTTLTVAQDQAFRIESVKCLATLIKSMSAWMDQQLRIGEFSLRSSETQGSMDNHNIHNGEEGSGMDYELQSDASSTDITDSSSLEQRRAYKIELQKGIALFNKKPSKGIDFLVRSKKIGQSPEDVASFLRNTAGLNATMIGDYLGERDDFPLKVMHAYVDTSNFEGMDFGQAIRFFLQGFRLPGEAQKIDRIMEKFAEHYCKCNPNAFTSADTAYVLAYSVILLNTDAHNPMVTNKMSKADFMRNNRGIDNGKDLPEDYLSALYDQIVNNEIKMSADSSVSQTKQPNSVSKLLGLDNIINFVNWRLAEDKAEGANDFLIKHIQEKFKAKRGKLESTFYVVADATILRFMMESCWAPVMAAFSVPLDQCDDKASTSQCLKGLRFAVHILSVMCMQTQRDAFLTSIAKFTSLHSAADMKQKNVDAMKAIISIAIEDGNYLQEAWEHVLTCLSRFEHLHLLGEGVPTDASFLTVSQVESEEKTQKSTSVLSSKKNNALQNPAVMAAVRGGTYDSTVAKTSASALVTPEQINNFLSNINLLDQIGIVELNHIFAHSQRLNSDAIVAFVKALCKVSMTELQSPTDPRIFCLTKIVEIAHYNMNRIRLVWSRIWKVLSDFFVSVGLLENLSVAIFVMDSLRQLAMKFLEREELANYNFQNEFLRPFVIVMQRSNAPEVRELIVRFLLLPQLMIQKVLSYWHLRLWKKLFEIIFIT; translated from the exons ATGTCGTCGGTGCCCGACGCCGAGGGCGCCCTTGGCGGCGCCTCCCCGGCCGCCCGCGTGCTCGGCCGCGCCCTCGACAAGATCATCAAGCACTCCTCCTGGCGCAGGCACGCCGCGCTCGTCGCCGCCTCCAAGTCCGCCCTCGACCTCATCACCTCCGCACCCGCCCCGGAATACGGGTCCGAGGCCCCGCCTTCCCCCGTCCCGGGCATCCCCGCGCCAGCCGCCGACGCCGCCCTCTCCGTGCTGCTCCTCGCGCTCGACCCGGCGTCCCCCAAGGTGGCGGAGCCCGCGCTCGAGTGCGTCGCGGGCCTCCTCTcactccgcctcctcctcggcgacgTCGACGCCGCGGACCCCTCCCCCacctccgccccctcctcgtcgTCCCCCGTCTCCAAGCTCTTCGCCGCGGTGCTCTCCTGCGGCGCGCTCGGCGGCGACGACGCGCTCGAGCTCGCCGTGCTGCGCGTGCTCCTCGCGTTCGCACGGTGCCCGACAGTCTCCGTCAGCGGGGAGTGCCTGGGTCAGGTGGTGAAGGCGTGCTACAACGTGTACCTCGGTAGCGCTAGCGGTGGGAACCAGCTCTGCGCGAAGCTGGCGATCGCGCAGGTGCTGGCCACTGTGCTCGCGCGCGTGGAGGCGGACGCCATGGACGTGCGCGTGCGCACGGTCTCTGCTGCCGACATGATGGACCTCTCCGACCGCAGCCTCAACGATTCCAGCGTCGTGCAGGCGGCGCAGGCGTTCATAAACGAGGCCATGGAGGGGAGCGACGTGCCGGAGGAATCACCCCCTATGGATGTGCCAATCGAGGGGGAAGGCAGTGGGGAGGATGTTGGAATGAGCAAAATCAGGGAGGATGGCCTGGCTTTGTTCAAGTATCTCTGCAAGCTATCGATGAAGTTTGCGACGCCGGATAACCCCGATGATCCACTGCTGCTGCGGGGGAAGGTGTTGTCACTCGAGCTGCTTAGGATGGTCGTTGACAACGCAGGGCCGTTCTGGAAGACGAATGAAAA GTATCTTGAAGCAATTAAGCAGTACCTTTGTTTATCCTTGTTGAAGAACAGTGCCTTGTCCGCAATGAGTGTTTTCCAGTTATTGTGCTCCATTTTTATGAGTCTGTTGTCAAGGTTTAGATCTGGTTTGAAAGAGGAAATTGGAATATTTTTTCCTATGCTCATCTTAAGAGTTCTTGAAAATGTCCTCCAGCCTAGTTTTTTGCAGAAAATGACAGTTCTAAACTTTTTGGAGAAGATATGTAAAGAACCACAGGTTACTATTGATATCTTTGTGAACTACGATTGTGATGTTgatgcaccaaatatttttgaaag GATTGTCAATGGACTACTAAAGACTGCTTTAGGTGTCCCTGCTGGATCTACAACAACATTAACTGTTGCACAAGACCAAGCATTTAGGATTGAGTCTGTCAAGTGCCTTGCAACTCTTATTAAGTCGATGAGCGCATGGATGGACCAACAACTAAGAATTGGTGAATTTTCTCTGAGAAGTTCGGAAACTCAAGGTTCGATGGACAACCATAATATCCATAATGGAGAAGAAGGGAGTGGAATGGATTATGAACTGCAGTCTGACGCTAGTAGCACTGACATAACTGATTCTTCCTCACTTGAGCAACGTCGTGCTTATAAGATAGAACTTCAG AAAGGAATTGCCttgttcaacaaaaaaccttcCAAAGGTATTGATTTTCTCGTTCGCAGCAAGAAAATAGGCCAGTCTCCAGAAGATGTGGCTTCTTTCTTGAGAAATACTGCTGGCTTAAATGCAACAATGATCGGAGACTATTTGGGTGAAAGAGACGACTTTCCCCTCAAAGTCATGCATGCTTATGTGGACACGTCAAACTTTGAAGGCATGGACTTTGGTCAGGCAATTAGGTTCTTCTTGCAAGGTTTCAGGTTACCAGGTGAAGCACAAAAAATTGACCGGATCATGGAAAAGTTTGCTGAACACTACTGTAAATGCAATCCAAATGCTTTTACTAGTGCAGATACGGCATATGTTCTTGCTTATTCTGTGATCTTGCTGAACACTGATGCTCATAATCCAATGGTGACAAATAAG ATGTCTAAGGCTGATTTTATGCGCAATAACAGAGGAATAGATAATGGGAAGGATTTGCCAGAAGATTATCTGAGTGCATTATATGACCAGATTGTCAACAATGAAATTAAAATGAGTGCTGATTCTTCAGTTTCACAAACCAAGCAACCCAATAGTGTAAGTAAGCTTCTAGGCTTAGACAATATTATCAACTTTGTCAACTGGAGATTAGCAGAAGACAAGGCAGAAGGAGCAAATGACTTCCTCATTAAGCACATACAGGAAAAATTCAAAGCAAAACGTGGAAAATTAGA GTCCACGTTTTATGTTGTTGCTGATGCAACCATTTTAAGATTCATGATGGAGTCTTGTTGGGCTCCTGTGATGGCTGCATTCAGTGTGCCACTTGACCAGTGTGATGATAAGGCTTCCACATCACAGTGTTTAAAGGGATTAAGATTTGCCGTGCATATCTTATCTGTTATGTGCATGCAGACACAGAGGGATGCTTTCTTAACATCCATAGCCAAATTCACATCCCTCCATTCTGCTGCAGACATGAAGCAAAAAAATGTTGATGCTATGAAG GCTATAATATCCATCGCAATCGAAGATGGCAATTACTTGCAGGAAGCTTGGGAGCATGTATTAACTTGTTTATCACGGTTTGAGCATTTACATCTGCTTGGAGAAGGGGTTCCCACTGATGCTTCATTTCTCACAGTATCTCAGGTTGAGTCTGAAGAAAAAACGCAGAAGTCTACTTCTGTTCTATCTTCAAAGAAAAATAATGCTCTTCAGAATCCTGCTGTGATGGCCGCTGTTAGAGGGGGTACTTATGACAGCACAGTGGCAAAAACCAGTGCATCAGCACTGGTTACTCCTGAACAGATCAATAATTTCTTATCAAACATAAATTTGTTGGATCAGATTGGCATTGTTGAGTTAAATCACATCTTTGCCCATAGCCAAAGATTAAACAGTGATGCTATTGTTGCTTTTGTGAAAGCTCTTTGCAAAGTCTCGATGACTGAGCTGCAGTCTCCAACGGATCCTCGTATCTTCTGCCTTACAAAAATAGTAGAGATCGC GCATTACAACATGAACCGCATACGTTTGGTTTGGTCACGTATTTGGAAAGTTTTGTCAGACTTTTTTGTGTCTGTTGGGTTGTTAGAAAATCTTTCTGTTGCTATATTTGTGATGGACTCTCTGAGGCAGCTGGCCATGAAGTTTCTGGAAAGAGAGGAATTGGCAAACTATAACTTTCAAAATGAGTTCCTTAGACCTTTTGTGATTGTTATGCAGAGGAGTAATGCTCCAGAAGTACGAGAGCTGATCGTTAG GTTTTTACTTCTGCCGCAGCTGATGATACAAAAAGTACTGTCCTATTGGCATTTGAGACTGTGGAAAAAATTGTTCGAGATTATTTTCATCACATAA
- the LOC133927046 gene encoding brefeldin A-inhibited guanine nucleotide-exchange protein 1-like isoform X1: MSSVPDAEGALGGASPAARVLGRALDKIIKHSSWRRHAALVAASKSALDLITSAPAPEYGSEAPPSPVPGIPAPAADAALSVLLLALDPASPKVAEPALECVAGLLSLRLLLGDVDAADPSPTSAPSSSSPVSKLFAAVLSCGALGGDDALELAVLRVLLAFARCPTVSVSGECLGQVVKACYNVYLGSASGGNQLCAKLAIAQVLATVLARVEADAMDVRVRTVSAADMMDLSDRSLNDSSVVQAAQAFINEAMEGSDVPEESPPMDVPIEGEGSGEDVGMSKIREDGLALFKYLCKLSMKFATPDNPDDPLLLRGKVLSLELLRMVVDNAGPFWKTNEKYLEAIKQYLCLSLLKNSALSAMSVFQLLCSIFMSLLSRFRSGLKEEIGIFFPMLILRVLENVLQPSFLQKMTVLNFLEKICKEPQVTIDIFVNYDCDVDAPNIFERIVNGLLKTALGVPAGSTTTLTVAQDQAFRIESVKCLATLIKSMSAWMDQQLRIGEFSLRSSETQGSMDNHNIHNGEEGSGMDYELQSDASSTDITDSSSLEQRRAYKIELQKGIALFNKKPSKGIDFLVRSKKIGQSPEDVASFLRNTAGLNATMIGDYLGERDDFPLKVMHAYVDTSNFEGMDFGQAIRFFLQGFRLPGEAQKIDRIMEKFAEHYCKCNPNAFTSADTAYVLAYSVILLNTDAHNPMVTNKMSKADFMRNNRGIDNGKDLPEDYLSALYDQIVNNEIKMSADSSVSQTKQPNSVSKLLGLDNIINFVNWRLAEDKAEGANDFLIKHIQEKFKAKRGKLESTFYVVADATILRFMMESCWAPVMAAFSVPLDQCDDKASTSQCLKGLRFAVHILSVMCMQTQRDAFLTSIAKFTSLHSAADMKQKNVDAMKAIISIAIEDGNYLQEAWEHVLTCLSRFEHLHLLGEGVPTDASFLTVSQVESEEKTQKSTSVLSSKKNNALQNPAVMAAVRGGTYDSTVAKTSASALVTPEQINNFLSNINLLDQIGIVELNHIFAHSQRLNSDAIVAFVKALCKVSMTELQSPTDPRIFCLTKIVEIAHYNMNRIRLVWSRIWKVLSDFFVSVGLLENLSVAIFVMDSLRQLAMKFLEREELANYNFQNEFLRPFVIVMQRSNAPEVRELIVRCVSQMVLTRVNNIKSGWKGVFMVFTSAAADDTKSTVLLAFETVEKIVRDYFHHITETETRTFTDCVTCLIAFTSSQFNSDANLNAIAFLRFCAVKLAEEGFICQDRGTEQPRNLDMSGENATVHKDSHASLWVPLLAGLAKLTSDPRLTIKKGAVGVLFDILKDHGHLFSQTFWTDIFERVVYPLFSSERSTPNDQILTSNSAEYNLPDIETQTLAVKCLVGLFVNFFDVIRPELARAASIVTYFVRSPYKHCATTGVSAFLRLTEGVGNKLSKEEWKEILVCFKESVIHTFVIFSKIVRMMQDIEIPDRIDSYSESEQYSDHEIYSNDEEEANMETTSYAIVKLKNHMALLLVVIQNIFKLHEEQRKYLYAEHISILLEMVSAIATHSSEVSSESSLQMKFHKACSLLEVSEPAIVHFENESYQSYLKLLQALQHDYPSLSEDMNIESQILQACEKILRIYLKCAGHEPSDEASHGDLSLHCAVPLSAAKKEELSARTSLLLQVMKLLGNLERDSFSRILPCFFPLLVDLIRCEHSSGEVQHALYNIFRSIIGPVIRV; the protein is encoded by the exons ATGTCGTCGGTGCCCGACGCCGAGGGCGCCCTTGGCGGCGCCTCCCCGGCCGCCCGCGTGCTCGGCCGCGCCCTCGACAAGATCATCAAGCACTCCTCCTGGCGCAGGCACGCCGCGCTCGTCGCCGCCTCCAAGTCCGCCCTCGACCTCATCACCTCCGCACCCGCCCCGGAATACGGGTCCGAGGCCCCGCCTTCCCCCGTCCCGGGCATCCCCGCGCCAGCCGCCGACGCCGCCCTCTCCGTGCTGCTCCTCGCGCTCGACCCGGCGTCCCCCAAGGTGGCGGAGCCCGCGCTCGAGTGCGTCGCGGGCCTCCTCTcactccgcctcctcctcggcgacgTCGACGCCGCGGACCCCTCCCCCacctccgccccctcctcgtcgTCCCCCGTCTCCAAGCTCTTCGCCGCGGTGCTCTCCTGCGGCGCGCTCGGCGGCGACGACGCGCTCGAGCTCGCCGTGCTGCGCGTGCTCCTCGCGTTCGCACGGTGCCCGACAGTCTCCGTCAGCGGGGAGTGCCTGGGTCAGGTGGTGAAGGCGTGCTACAACGTGTACCTCGGTAGCGCTAGCGGTGGGAACCAGCTCTGCGCGAAGCTGGCGATCGCGCAGGTGCTGGCCACTGTGCTCGCGCGCGTGGAGGCGGACGCCATGGACGTGCGCGTGCGCACGGTCTCTGCTGCCGACATGATGGACCTCTCCGACCGCAGCCTCAACGATTCCAGCGTCGTGCAGGCGGCGCAGGCGTTCATAAACGAGGCCATGGAGGGGAGCGACGTGCCGGAGGAATCACCCCCTATGGATGTGCCAATCGAGGGGGAAGGCAGTGGGGAGGATGTTGGAATGAGCAAAATCAGGGAGGATGGCCTGGCTTTGTTCAAGTATCTCTGCAAGCTATCGATGAAGTTTGCGACGCCGGATAACCCCGATGATCCACTGCTGCTGCGGGGGAAGGTGTTGTCACTCGAGCTGCTTAGGATGGTCGTTGACAACGCAGGGCCGTTCTGGAAGACGAATGAAAA GTATCTTGAAGCAATTAAGCAGTACCTTTGTTTATCCTTGTTGAAGAACAGTGCCTTGTCCGCAATGAGTGTTTTCCAGTTATTGTGCTCCATTTTTATGAGTCTGTTGTCAAGGTTTAGATCTGGTTTGAAAGAGGAAATTGGAATATTTTTTCCTATGCTCATCTTAAGAGTTCTTGAAAATGTCCTCCAGCCTAGTTTTTTGCAGAAAATGACAGTTCTAAACTTTTTGGAGAAGATATGTAAAGAACCACAGGTTACTATTGATATCTTTGTGAACTACGATTGTGATGTTgatgcaccaaatatttttgaaag GATTGTCAATGGACTACTAAAGACTGCTTTAGGTGTCCCTGCTGGATCTACAACAACATTAACTGTTGCACAAGACCAAGCATTTAGGATTGAGTCTGTCAAGTGCCTTGCAACTCTTATTAAGTCGATGAGCGCATGGATGGACCAACAACTAAGAATTGGTGAATTTTCTCTGAGAAGTTCGGAAACTCAAGGTTCGATGGACAACCATAATATCCATAATGGAGAAGAAGGGAGTGGAATGGATTATGAACTGCAGTCTGACGCTAGTAGCACTGACATAACTGATTCTTCCTCACTTGAGCAACGTCGTGCTTATAAGATAGAACTTCAG AAAGGAATTGCCttgttcaacaaaaaaccttcCAAAGGTATTGATTTTCTCGTTCGCAGCAAGAAAATAGGCCAGTCTCCAGAAGATGTGGCTTCTTTCTTGAGAAATACTGCTGGCTTAAATGCAACAATGATCGGAGACTATTTGGGTGAAAGAGACGACTTTCCCCTCAAAGTCATGCATGCTTATGTGGACACGTCAAACTTTGAAGGCATGGACTTTGGTCAGGCAATTAGGTTCTTCTTGCAAGGTTTCAGGTTACCAGGTGAAGCACAAAAAATTGACCGGATCATGGAAAAGTTTGCTGAACACTACTGTAAATGCAATCCAAATGCTTTTACTAGTGCAGATACGGCATATGTTCTTGCTTATTCTGTGATCTTGCTGAACACTGATGCTCATAATCCAATGGTGACAAATAAG ATGTCTAAGGCTGATTTTATGCGCAATAACAGAGGAATAGATAATGGGAAGGATTTGCCAGAAGATTATCTGAGTGCATTATATGACCAGATTGTCAACAATGAAATTAAAATGAGTGCTGATTCTTCAGTTTCACAAACCAAGCAACCCAATAGTGTAAGTAAGCTTCTAGGCTTAGACAATATTATCAACTTTGTCAACTGGAGATTAGCAGAAGACAAGGCAGAAGGAGCAAATGACTTCCTCATTAAGCACATACAGGAAAAATTCAAAGCAAAACGTGGAAAATTAGA GTCCACGTTTTATGTTGTTGCTGATGCAACCATTTTAAGATTCATGATGGAGTCTTGTTGGGCTCCTGTGATGGCTGCATTCAGTGTGCCACTTGACCAGTGTGATGATAAGGCTTCCACATCACAGTGTTTAAAGGGATTAAGATTTGCCGTGCATATCTTATCTGTTATGTGCATGCAGACACAGAGGGATGCTTTCTTAACATCCATAGCCAAATTCACATCCCTCCATTCTGCTGCAGACATGAAGCAAAAAAATGTTGATGCTATGAAG GCTATAATATCCATCGCAATCGAAGATGGCAATTACTTGCAGGAAGCTTGGGAGCATGTATTAACTTGTTTATCACGGTTTGAGCATTTACATCTGCTTGGAGAAGGGGTTCCCACTGATGCTTCATTTCTCACAGTATCTCAGGTTGAGTCTGAAGAAAAAACGCAGAAGTCTACTTCTGTTCTATCTTCAAAGAAAAATAATGCTCTTCAGAATCCTGCTGTGATGGCCGCTGTTAGAGGGGGTACTTATGACAGCACAGTGGCAAAAACCAGTGCATCAGCACTGGTTACTCCTGAACAGATCAATAATTTCTTATCAAACATAAATTTGTTGGATCAGATTGGCATTGTTGAGTTAAATCACATCTTTGCCCATAGCCAAAGATTAAACAGTGATGCTATTGTTGCTTTTGTGAAAGCTCTTTGCAAAGTCTCGATGACTGAGCTGCAGTCTCCAACGGATCCTCGTATCTTCTGCCTTACAAAAATAGTAGAGATCGC GCATTACAACATGAACCGCATACGTTTGGTTTGGTCACGTATTTGGAAAGTTTTGTCAGACTTTTTTGTGTCTGTTGGGTTGTTAGAAAATCTTTCTGTTGCTATATTTGTGATGGACTCTCTGAGGCAGCTGGCCATGAAGTTTCTGGAAAGAGAGGAATTGGCAAACTATAACTTTCAAAATGAGTTCCTTAGACCTTTTGTGATTGTTATGCAGAGGAGTAATGCTCCAGAAGTACGAGAGCTGATCGTTAGGTGTGTCTCACAGATGGTTCTGACTCGGGTTAATAACATAAAGTCTGGGTGGAAGGGTGTTTTTATG GTTTTTACTTCTGCCGCAGCTGATGATACAAAAAGTACTGTCCTATTGGCATTTGAGACTGTGGAAAAAATTGTTCGAGATTATTTTCATCACATAACTGAGACAGAGACCAGAACATTCACTGATTGTGTTACTTGTCTTATTGCATTTACAAGTAGCCAATTTAACAGTGATGCCAATCTCAATGCTATCGCATTTCTCCGGTTCTGTGCTGTTAAACTTGCTGAGGAAGGATTTATTTGTCAAGATAGGGGCACTGAACAACCCAGGAATTTAGACATGTCAGGTGAAAATGCCACTGTGCACAAAGATAGTCATGCTTCCCTTTGGGTTCCTCTCCTTGCAG gTTTAGCCAAATTGACAAGTGATCCGAGACTGACTATAAAAAAAGGTGCTGTAGGAGTGCTTTTTGACATTTTGAAGGATCATGGACACCTGTTCTCGCAAACCTTTTGGACCGATATCTTTGAACGTGTTGTTTATCCTCTATTTAGCAGTGAAAGGTCCACACCCAATGATCAGATTTTGACATCGAATAGCGCTGAGTATAATTTACCTGATATCGAAACACAAACATTGGCAGTGAAATGTTTGGTGGGTTTGTTTGTTAATTTCTTCGATGTGATACGACCAGAACTTGCTAGAGCTGCATCTATTGTCACATATTTTGTCAGAAGTCCCTACAAACATTGTGCTACCACAGGTGTATCTGCGTTTCTGCGTTTAACAGAGGGGGTTGGTAACAAACTTTCCAAGGAGGAATGGAAAGAGATATTGGTCTGCTTCAAAGAATCGGTGATACATACCTTTGTCATATTCTCTAAAATTGTAAGGATGATGCAAGATATTGAAATTCCAGATAGAATTGATTCTTATTCAGAATCGGAGCAATATTCGGATCATGAAATTTACAGTAATGATGAAGAGGAAGCTAATATGGAGACGACTTCTTATGCTATTGTCAAACTGAAGAATCATATGGCCCTACTGCTCGTAGTGATTCAG AACATTTTTAAATTACATGAGGAGCAGAGGAAATATCTTTATGCTGAGCATATTAGCATTCTTTTGGAGATGGTATCCGCTATCGCGACGCATTCAAGTGAAGTGAGCTCCGAATCTTCCTTGCAGATGAAATTTCATAaagcatgttcccttttggaGGTATCTGAGCCAGCAATTGTCCATTTCGAGAACGAGTCCTACCAGAGTTACCTCAAACTTCTACAAGCTCTGCAACATGACTATCCATCCCTGTCAGAAGATATGAACATAGAATCTCAAATACTTCAAGCCTGCGAGAAAATATTGCGGATATATCTGAAGTGTGCAGGACATGAACCATCTGATGAAGCTTCTCATGGAGATCTGTCTTTACATTGTGCAGTGCCGCTGAGCGCTGCTAAGAAAGAGGAACTGTCTGCTAGGACTTCGCTGCTCCTTCAAGTGATGAAATTACTGGGCAATCTAGAGAGGGATTCCTTCAGCAGAATATTGCCATGCTTTTTCCCATTGCTAGTTGATCTTATTCGCTGTGAACATAGCTCTGGTGAAGTTCAACACGCACTGTACAATATCTTTCGATCAATTATAGGACCCGTGATACGAGTATAA